A single genomic interval of Daucus carota subsp. sativus chromosome 1, DH1 v3.0, whole genome shotgun sequence harbors:
- the LOC108219333 gene encoding metal-nicotianamine transporter YSL1: protein MLLSQSIGTAIGCVVAPLSFMLYYKAFNVGNPTGVFKAPYAVIYRSMAILRVEGFSPLPDHCLQLCYGFFSFAICINLVKDMLPKKTGKWMPLPMAMGVPFLVGSYFTISMCIGTVIVFDWEKLKPRKAELMVPTVASGLICGEGLWILPYAILALAKIKPPIYMTFLDS, encoded by the coding sequence ATGTTACTAAGCCAGAGCATTGGCACAGCAATAGGCTGTGTGGTGGCTCCCCTAAGCTTCATGCTTTACTACAAAGCATTCAATGTGGGGAATCCTACTGGAGTATTCAAGGCTCCTTATGCTGTAATATATAGAAGCATGGCAATTCTCAGGGTAGAAGGCTTTTCACCTCTGCCTGACCATTGCTTGCAGCTCTGCTATGGGTTCTTCTCATTCGCTATATGCATTAATTTGGTTAAAGACATGTTGCCGAAGAAGACAGGGAAATGGATGCCACTGCCAATGGCCATGGGAGTTCCTTTCCTGGTGGGCAGCTATTTTACAATAAGTATGTGCATAGGAACTGTGATTGTGTTTGATTGGGAAAAGCTTAAACCAAGAAAGGCGGAGCTGATGGTTCCAACAGTCGCTTCAGGGCTAATATGTGGAGAGGGACTCTGGATCCTACCATACGCCATTCTTGCTTTGGCAAAGATAAAGCCTCCTATCTACATGACATTCCTAGATTCTTAA